Proteins from a genomic interval of Numenius arquata chromosome 18, bNumArq3.hap1.1, whole genome shotgun sequence:
- the RPL23A gene encoding large ribosomal subunit protein uL23 yields the protein MAPKAKKEAVPPKTEAKAKALKAKKAVLKGVHSHKKKKIRTSPTFRRPKTLRLHRQPKYPRKSAPRRNKLDHYAIIKFPLTTESAMKKIEDNNTLVFIVDVKANKHQIKQAVKKLYDIDVAKVNTLIRPDGEKKAYVRLAPDYDALDVANKIGII from the exons CTGTGCCTccgaagacagaggcaaaggcgAAGGCGTTGAAGGCCAAGAAGGCCGTCCTGAAGGGGGTACACAGTCATAAGAAGAAGAAGATCCGCACATCACCCACCTTCCGCAGGCCTAAGACCCTGCGACTGCACCGGCAGCCCAAGTACCCCCGGAAAAGCGCCCCACGGAGGAACAA GCTGGACCATTATGCCATTATCAAGTTCCCCTTGACCACAGAGTCTGCGATGAAGAAGATAGAGGATAACAACACTCTGGTTTTCATTGTCGATGTCAAGGCAAACAAGCACCAGATCAAACAGGCCGTCAAGAAGCTGTATGATATCGATGTGGCCAAGGTCAACACATTGATTAG GCCTGATGGGGAGAAGAAGGCTTATGTCCGACTGGCTCCAGATTACGATGCGCTGGATGTAGCCAACAAG ATTGGAATCATCTAA